One window of Quercus robur chromosome 5, dhQueRobu3.1, whole genome shotgun sequence genomic DNA carries:
- the LOC126728401 gene encoding uncharacterized protein LOC126728401: MLLHGGKAQEPSRITTRASELIEDFKASRDQLAIHASREVVQLWCPPPGTLFKLNFDAAVFMDTESSGFGAVIRNSMGEVMAALSAKGPLVANSEEAEILACRKALEFAVEAGFQDVVVEGDNATVMNGLTADKPVNSWLGYIYEDARCLAMRLRSVSASCVRRSANGVAHSLAKFARQLSDDYVWLEEQPTPAIEALYADSFATA, encoded by the coding sequence ATGTTGCTGCATGGAGGGAAAGCCCAAGAACCATCAAGAATCACCACTCGGGCTTCTGAGTTGATAGAGGATTTTAAAGCTTCACGGGATCAGTTGGCTATCCATGCATCCAGGGAGGTTGTGCAACTGTGGTGTCCACCTCCAGGTACTCTGTTTAAGTTGAACTTCGATGCGGCTGTCTTCATGGATACGGAGTCGTCGGGTTTTGGCGCGGTTATAAGGAACAGTATGGGTGAAGTGATGGCGGCGCTGTCAGCAAAGGGCCCTCTAGTTGCAAACAGCGAAGAAGCGGAGATTTTGGCATGCCGGAAGGCCTTGGAATTTGCTGTGGAGGCGGGCTTCCAAGATGTTGTGGTGGAGGGAGATAATGCCACGGTTATGAACGGCTTGACAGCAGACAAACCCGTCAACTCATGGCTGGGATATATATACGAAGATGCTCGTTGCTTGGCTATGAGACTTCGGAGTGTATCAGCTAGTTGTGTACGGCGTAGTGCGAATGGAGTGGCCCATTCTTTGGCCAAGTTTGCAAGACAATTAAGTGACGACTATGTATGGTTGGAAGAACAACCAACCCCTGCCATTGAGGCTTTGTATGCAGACTCTTTTGCTACTGcttaa